A genomic region of Phragmites australis chromosome 2, lpPhrAust1.1, whole genome shotgun sequence contains the following coding sequences:
- the LOC133910190 gene encoding putative clathrin assembly protein At4g02650: protein MAPSKLRQALGAAKDQTSIALARAGGADEASADLVVAIVRATVHGEGVPTDERHVQEIITLTRYSRARVAACVASVSRRLGRTRAWHVALKALALVHRLLADGDPAYEQEVFLATRRGRRMLDMSRFGDHDCARSRAWDFSAFVRAYAGYLDDRLKHRMQGRGVGVASPSKWRLDGGRDSFHDTDVTYEVDEAWALVPRDRPATETATEDLIASAQQLRHLLDRFIACRPRGKARTNRVVCAALYMLVKESVVMYCELTEVMAVLIDRFAELETPGCVRVHSIFTSLAKLVDELDDFYSWCKATAVCRPSDVPALERVKQKKLDLMDEFIRGRQALASQKSHSPAVPLSPQSPGVKKYGNKAGKVAPAESAGSLVAVDDKMADFLNLDEDTSPPSASGKEHGQKLALALFDGNSAEASPKWVVFEDSSADWETSPVQSSSSSAATRPPGATALALPPPPGASSAAAAWADPFAASLAMPAPTYVQMTDLQTRQRLLVEEQMAWQQYERQRAAWSYINLL, encoded by the exons ATGGCGCCGAGCAAGCTCCGGCAGGCGCTGGGCGCGGCGAAGGACCAGACGAGCATCGCGCTCGCCAGGGCGGGCGGCGCGGACGAGGCGTCGGCTGACCTGGTGGTGGCGATTGTCAGGGCCACGGTGCACGGCGAGGGCGTCCCCACCGACGAGCGCCACGTCCAGGAGATTATCACGCTGACGCGCTACTCCCGGGCGCGCGTGGCGGCCTGCGTGGCCTCGGTGTCGCGCCGGCTCGGGCGGACGCGCGCCTGGCACGTCGCGCTCAAAGCGCTGGCGCTCGTGCACCGCCTGCTAGCGGACGGCGACCCGGCGTACGAGCAGGAGGTGTTCCTCGCCACGCGCAGGGGAAGGCGCATGCTCGACATGTCCCGATTCGGGGATCACGACTGCGCGCGCTCCCGCGCCTGGGACTTCTCCGCGTTCGTGCGCGCATACGCTGGGTACCTCGACGACCGGCTCAAGCACCGGATGCAGGGCCGCGGGGTAGGCGTGGCAAGCCCGAGCAAATGGCGCCTAGATGGCGGTCGCGACAGCTTCCACGACACCGACGTGACATACGAGGTGGACGAGGCATGGGCGCTCGTGCCGAGGGACAGGCCAGCGACAGAGACAGCAACGGAGGATCTCATCGCGAGTGCGCAGCAGCTGAGACACCTCCTCGACCGGTTCATCGCGTGCCGGCCCAGGGGGAAGGCGAGGACGAACCGGGTGGTGTGCGCGGCGCTGTACATGCTGGTGAAGGAGAGCGTGGTGATGTACTGCGAGCTCACCGAGGTGATGGCCGTGCTCATCGACCGTTTCGCCGAGCTGGAGACTCCCGGCTGCGTGCGCGTCCACTCCATCTTCACCAGCCTCGCGAAGCTAGTCGACGAGCTCGACGACTTCTACTCGTGGTGCAAGGCAACCGCCGTCTGCCGCCCGTCGGACGTCCCCGCGCTAGAACGCGTCAAGCAGAAGAAGCTGGACCTCATGGACGAGTTCATCCGCGGCCGGCAAGCGTTGGCATCGCAGAAGAGCCACTCACCAGCGGTGCCGCTCAGCCCGCAGTCTCCCGGCGTCAAGAAATACGGC AACAAAGCCGGCAAGGTGGCGCCAGCTGAGTCTGCTGGTTCACTCGTTGCGGTCGACGACAAGATGGCCGACTTCTTGAACTTGGACGAAGACACGTCGCCACCGTCCGCGTCCGGCAAGGAGCATGGGCAGAAGCTGGCATTGGCACTGTTCGACGGTAACTCGGCGGAAGCGTCGCCGAAATGGGTGGTGTTTGAGGATTCATCTGCAGACTGGGAGACGTCGCCGGTCCAGTCGTCAAGCAG CAGCGCGGCGACGCGGCCGCCTGGCGCGACGGCGCTTGCACTGCCACCACCGCCTGGggccagctccgccgccgccgcatggGCTGATCCATTCGCAGCGTCACTGGCAATGCCTGCGCCGACGTACGTTCAGATGACGGATTTGCAGACGAGGCAGAGGCTCCTCGTCGAGGAGCAGATGGCATGGCAGCAGTATGAAAGGCAAAGGGCAGCCTGGAGTTACATTAATCTGTTGTAA